The genomic stretch CTGTACTGCGCCGCGCCGGAGAGGCGAGACACTTGTGAACACTCGTCGGAAGCGAAAGCATTTCACGACTACGGATTCGTTAATTCAGGATACGGTGTCAATGGGATCGGTCACAACGCTGGCCCGGCGCCTCCAAATGACGGTACGATGTTTATTTCTAATGTAGAACGACCATAAAATCGGTTTTCTTTCAGTGTGGCACACTTTCTaaggaatattttttcttatcaaCTTAAGTAAATATGAATGTGCAAACGTGTTAGAAAGTAGATCACTATTATAATCCTTCTTACTTATtagtgaaaaacaaaaaaactacgTAAttgttaaagttaattaaaacatacattgatggcttttaaaatttatgaatgatTATTAGTAATATAGTAACTAACCTGCATTATAGAATTACGTTATTCAGAGAAAACCTaactatttaagttaataaattcttggaaacaataaaaaatgaagaGTACTGTTAATATATAGTAATCCCTTATTTTAACCTACATGTAAAAGAAAACTAAGaatgtttgaataattattCGGTAACAACACAAaccattatatattttgtagtacaactaaataaaaatgaatatttggaATATGTTTAAGGaacaatttacttaatttaaataaaaaattatattttaggaatgGGAGGAGGTGGTATGCCACCAGGTTTCTTTCCAAACTCTTCACTCCGGCCATCACCGCCCGCCCCACACCCTGGATCACAGCCCTCGCCTCACGGACCTCAGCCTCAGCTAATGGGAACAGGACAGCCATTTATCGGTCCATGGTATTCTGGTGGACCACGATCAGCAGTCAGAATGGGCATGGGAAATGATTTTAACGGGCCTCCAGGTGAGCTTTTAAaactaatgttattaatattatgaaactattacatgaaaaatatgaagtattttatttatgaaattttaatttgaagataCTATGAGCTATTAagaaacacacacatataagtACATTAAGAGAGTTTTATAagctatatatgtaatataaacatCATCCTTCGTAATTTAAGGATTATACCCAAGATCATGACtgaggtattattattttattttttattatcccCTGTTTTACACATTTAAAGTTGATCCACCTTTTCTTCTTTTTTGACATTTACATATATGTCAAAgtgaataaaaatcaattaaaaggCTACACTCCAGTattgattgttaaaaatatacgagTAATGTGTTCAGTTGCAAATATCTGAaagtgtgtatatatgtatatacattttgaaaatatatatacatttagagccatttattttattcctaaagtgttttattattagtgAAGTAGTACAGCCAtctttttgttttatgactaattattttgtattacatttctataattaagataatttacTATGTACTTGAGTGGTTTTATTAacctatgctaatattataaatgtaaaagtaaaatatctgTTACCTTTTCATACTTAAACTGTTGCACTGAACTAGATAACATTTGCCATGACATTCTTTGAGTCCAAAGTAAGATCACAAGCACTTTCTCATTCATCCATTGATGAGGTGAAATGTTTGCTGCGTTACAGCTAGACCTTTATACAGACTGTCTGAAGACACTTTATATAGATAAAGTTAAAAagcaaaatctaaataaaaacttatagagCTGCTTCTgacgtacaaaatatttttttattcaagaattgaatattatttgattcaaataatatcctcctcatatacataacatatgaTTATTTTGTCTCCAGGTCAGGGTATGATGGGCAATTCTCTGGAACGCGGCGGTGGGGGTGGAGGTGGCGGCGCTGGTATGCTGGGCGGGCCGCGCATGACGCCGCCGCGCCCCGGCATGGGCCCCATGAGCCCCGGAGCCTATGCAGCCGGCATGCGCGGCCCTCCGCCCCAGGCTCCAGGTGAGAACTTATCACATAAAATACTGAGGAAATGAGATTATGTATAACTGGATTattgatttcaaataaatgtcaaaaaagggTAATAGTATTGTTCCTAAATTTAGTAGGAAATGTTTTGAAGCAATTGCTTATATATCTTTCTGTAGCCAAAGCACTCCGGCAGGCAGTgttgatagaaattctgctcTTGATTGAGTAATTGACTAGCTGTTagaataatcaataatattgaTGAAGTAAAATAGAGTAAATAGTCAAAAAACTAACCTAATTTCTAATGAAAATGTCAAACATACCAATTAATTCAAAAACTGATGCACAGGTATGCCACCAATGGGGATGGGGCCGAGGGGCGCGTGGGCCGGTGGCAGCGGAGGCGCCGCCGGAGGTTCCGCCCCACTCAACTACAGCGGAGGCTCGCCCGGAGCGTACGGCGCGCCGCCCGGCTCGAACGGTCCCCCTGGGCCTCCCACGCCGATAATGCCAAGCCCCCAGGACTCGTCAAATTCCGGTAAGATTTTTAAATGGTGATGGTAGGTGATGGGTTTTTGGTTATAATTCGTTTTACAGATAAGTGTTAATATGTAAATTGATatacttagaaatatttaaatatacttttaataaataaactcagtataattataaatgtgttttttttttaattctcagaGAAAACACATATTGAATATAACCAAAAGCCGtcctatgttaataaatataaataaaacttggtAATTGTTAATTCCTTAGTATATTACACATGTTAATAACACTTTTGAAGAGTGCCCATGTAATTATAtctgtaattattatgaaatggtgccattttttatttagtttaaaatattttgttgtatcATATAAAGAGTAATGGATACTATATTTCAGAGCCAGGAGTAAAGATAAACATACAAAATTGGGTTTACATATAGTATGTGATTGCTAACCCAAccatattgtgcactactaaagagtttatgattaatatatctttatgtatacaacactattgcacttaactacttatatacactttaattatattttcaaagtttatttGATGGTATGCTTTGTGTAAGCCACCTAACCAAACCATCAGATATGCAGCAAAACagcagtgctcagtattgttgtgttccggtttgaaaggtgagtgagccagtgtaaatacaggcacaagggacataacatctcagttccccaggttggtggcacattggcgatgtaaggaatagttaatgtttcttacagcgtcattgtctatggttgatggtgatcacttaccatcaggtggcccacacaTGTATATACTTGGTTGTTGTCTATGGTCAGTCACCTATGTACTTTAAAGATTTACTCGAATATCTTCGCTGACAATGATATCGCTTCAAATTTTTCTTATACCATAGACTATTACAGATCTTAACCAATGGTATAGTCTTATTTCAAGGTCAACTTTTATGTTTATCTTCACTCTTCGtgcaaatgtaattatatacatatatatatattgtattgtccctattcttgttatttcaaaagtgattttaatgtttaatattaagatttgcaggttatttttttttttgttaattacaaCACCTAACCAGGTATTTGACTGTGGCACAATATTAGATGTTTCATACAGCTGATGCGTTCAGAAACGTGTAGAGGATAACAATGTCGCATTTCTGAACGtcatgtttacaattttatgttaaatcttttttttttttaaatgaacacctgtttttttcttttcgttcCGCTTGCTTCATTCTCGCTTGTATTCATTCACGCTTTGGGTCACACGTGTATATGCTTATTAAGTATCTGTACTGTGTATGTCAAACTAAATGTCATAGACAATTCGAATTcgaccctattttttttttgtaattttattttttgtaagtgaTTTCATGGATAATATGTTTTCTAGAGTATTAGAAAGTGCATAGCGACTTaatgtgatattatatataaaaccctGATTGGAAGTCATAGAATCTAATAATGATGCTTCTGTTTAAGGGGTTGATtctttaacgttatttttttttatctttttcgtACATCACAGTAGTGCTTCATTATACTTTTTGATTTCAAGCGGACTAAACACTACGTAGATTAGATACTGGCAACATCGaaagaaatacaataaaattgtaatactaaatatttatacaaagttcCAAGTATACTATCTAAAAAAGTTttgagaattttattttttttttaaactgaaagagattaaaaatgatatgaatagtaaataatgttttttttttttttaaatagttacttATATAGGTTTTATTTCGCCCTAACA from Vanessa cardui chromosome 28, ilVanCard2.1, whole genome shotgun sequence encodes the following:
- the LOC124541476 gene encoding single-stranded DNA-binding protein 3 isoform X2 → MYAKGKGSTVPSDAQAREKLALYVYEYLLHVGAQKAAQTFLSEIRWEKNITLGEPPGFLHSWWCVFWDLYCAAPERRDTCEHSSEAKAFHDYGFVNSGYGVNGIGHNAGPAPPNDGMGGGGMPPGFFPNSSLRPSPPAPHPGSQPSPHGPQPQLMGTGQPFIGPWYSGGPRSAVRMGMGNDFNGPPGQGMMGNSLERGGGGGGGGAGMLGGPRMTPPRPGMGPMSPGAYAAGMRGPPPQAPGMPPMGMGPRGAWAGGSGGAAGGSAPLNYSGGSPGAYGAPPGSNGPPGPPTPIMPSPQDSSNSASRKHNNTISTTTLGPGLGGVDGMKSSPGGVGGGGPGTPREDSGSGMGDYNLSFGGPGGDQNDQTESAAILKIKESMQEEAKRFEKDPDHPDYFMQ
- the LOC124541476 gene encoding single-stranded DNA-binding protein 4 isoform X1 — encoded protein: MYAKGKGSTVPSDAQAREKLALYVYEYLLHVGAQKAAQTFLSEIRWEKNITLGEPPGFLHSWWCVFWDLYCAAPERRDTCEHSSEAKAFHDYGFVNSGYGVNGIGHNAGPAPPNDGMGGGGMPPGFFPNSSLRPSPPAPHPGSQPSPHGPQPQLMGTGQPFIGPWYSGGPRSAVRMGMGNDFNGPPGQGMMGNSLERGGGGGGGGAGMLGGPRMTPPRPGMGPMSPGAYAAGMRGPPPQAPGMPPMGMGPRGAWAGGSGGAAGGSAPLNYSGGSPGAYGAPPGSNGPPGPPTPIMPSPQDSSNSGGDNMYTLMKPVGAGALGAEFPLAVEHGPPSQHLPQPSAAEGLGGVDGMKSSPGGVGGGGPGTPREDSGSGMGDYNLSFGGPGGDQNDQTESAAILKIKESMQEEAKRFEKDPDHPDYFMQ
- the LOC124541476 gene encoding single-stranded DNA-binding protein 3 isoform X3; amino-acid sequence: MYAKGKGSTVPSDAQAREKLALYVYEYLLHVGAQKAAQTFLSEIRWEKNITLGEPPGFLHSWWCVFWDLYCAAPERRDTCEHSSEAKAFHDYGFVNSGYGVNGIGHNAGPAPPNDGMGGGGMPPGFFPNSSLRPSPPAPHPGSQPSPHGPQPQLMGTGQPFIGPWYSGGPRSAVRMGMGNDFNGPPGQGMMGNSLERGGGGGGGGAGMLGGPRMTPPRPGMGPMSPGAYAAGMRGPPPQAPGMPPMGMGPRGAWAGGSGGAAGGSAPLNYSGGSPGAYGAPPGSNGPPGPPTPIMPSPQDSSNSGLGGVDGMKSSPGGVGGGGPGTPREDSGSGMGDYNLSFGGPGGDQNDQTESAAILKIKESMQEEAKRFEKDPDHPDYFMQ